Proteins from a single region of Calonectris borealis chromosome 14, bCalBor7.hap1.2, whole genome shotgun sequence:
- the TMEM41B gene encoding transmembrane protein 41B isoform X1 yields the protein MAQRRAAESGPCQAAAESARHQRQLLEGKAQAEGGSARTSLLILVSIFLSAAFLMFLVYKNFPQLSEEERECIKVPRDMDDAKALGKVLSKYKDTFYVQVLVAYFATYVFLQTFAIPGSIFLSILSGFLYPFPLALFLVCLCSGLGASFCYMLSYLVGRPVVYRYLTEKAVKWSEQVERHREHLINYIIFLRITPFLPNWFINITSPVINVPLKVFFVGTFLGVAPPSFVAIKAGTTLYQLTTAGEAVSWNSVFVLMILAILSILPAVFQKKLKQKFE from the exons ATGGCGCAGCGGAGGGCGGCGGAGAGCGGGCCTTGCCAAGCGGCGGCGGAGAGCGCCAGGCACCAGCGGCAGCTTCTAGAAG GGAAAGCTCAGGCAGAAGGTGGATCAGCTCGGACATCACTTCTTATTCTAGTGTCTATCTTCTTATCAGCTGCTTTCCTTATGTTCCTGGTATATAAAAATTTCCCACAACTTAGTGA agaagaaagagaatgtaTAAAGGTTCCTAGAGATATGGATGATGCAAAAGCCTTGGGAAAAGTCCTGTCCAAATATAAGGACACATTTTATGTTCAAGTATTAGTGGCTTATTTTGCCACATATGTTTT CTTGCAAACATTTGCTATCCCTGGGTCTATATTTCTCAGTATCCTGTCAGGGTTTCTTTATCCCTTTCCGCTGGCCTTGTTTCTTGTTTGTCTG tgctcagGACTTGGAGCTTCATTCTGCTATATGCTTTCATACCTAGTGGGACGTCCTGTTGTATACAGatatttaacagaaaaagcagtaaaatggtCAGAACAG GTTGAACGACACAGAGAACACCTCATTAACTACATAATATTTCTGCGAATAACACCTTTTCTTCCCAATTGGTTTATCAATATAACATCTCCTGTAATTAATGTGCCATTGAAAGTATTTTTCGTTGGCACTTTTCTAG GTGTGGCACCACCGTCTTTTGTAGCCATTAAGGCAGGAACAACGCTGTACCAACTTACAACAGCAGGGGAAGCTGTTTCCTggaactctgtttttgttctcatGATTCTAGCCATCCTCTCCATCCTACCAGCTGTCTTCCAGAAGAAACTGAAACAGAAGTTTGAATAA
- the TMEM41B gene encoding transmembrane protein 41B isoform X2 codes for MAQRRAAESGPCQAAAESARHQRQLLEGKAQAEGGSARTSLLILVSIFLSAAFLMFLVYKNFPQLSEEERECIKVPRDMDDAKALGKVLSKYKDTFYVQVLVAYFATYVFLQTFAIPGSIFLSILSGFLYPFPLALFLVCLCSGLGASFCYMLSYLVGRPVVYRYLTEKAVKWSEQVERHREHLINYIIFLRITPFLPNWFINITSPVINVPLKVFFVGTFLAEISTYWTAERLHQNIVLVLFDVWRL; via the exons ATGGCGCAGCGGAGGGCGGCGGAGAGCGGGCCTTGCCAAGCGGCGGCGGAGAGCGCCAGGCACCAGCGGCAGCTTCTAGAAG GGAAAGCTCAGGCAGAAGGTGGATCAGCTCGGACATCACTTCTTATTCTAGTGTCTATCTTCTTATCAGCTGCTTTCCTTATGTTCCTGGTATATAAAAATTTCCCACAACTTAGTGA agaagaaagagaatgtaTAAAGGTTCCTAGAGATATGGATGATGCAAAAGCCTTGGGAAAAGTCCTGTCCAAATATAAGGACACATTTTATGTTCAAGTATTAGTGGCTTATTTTGCCACATATGTTTT CTTGCAAACATTTGCTATCCCTGGGTCTATATTTCTCAGTATCCTGTCAGGGTTTCTTTATCCCTTTCCGCTGGCCTTGTTTCTTGTTTGTCTG tgctcagGACTTGGAGCTTCATTCTGCTATATGCTTTCATACCTAGTGGGACGTCCTGTTGTATACAGatatttaacagaaaaagcagtaaaatggtCAGAACAG GTTGAACGACACAGAGAACACCTCATTAACTACATAATATTTCTGCGAATAACACCTTTTCTTCCCAATTGGTTTATCAATATAACATCTCCTGTAATTAATGTGCCATTGAAAGTATTTTTCGTTGGCACTTTTCTAG CAGAGATCTCCACCTACTGGACAGCTGAAAGATTACACCAGAATATTGTTTTGGTACTTTTCGATGTGTGGCGCTTATAG